TTTTGCTCTCTCCAAGAGAGTTTTTAAAACCGGAAATCTTTTGAAGTTTAATATTGATCGAATCAAGTCCCATGACAACATATTCGCCGGATTTCTCATCTACCGATTCAAAATCGAATATATCAGAATAAAACTTCGCAGAGGTTTCCGGGTTCTCCGCAGGTATTAAGAAATAGTCGATTCCTTCAACGATAATCATGGATCAATTCCTGTTTAAACTTTTTCGTCATTATGGAAGGAAAACCTGGATTGTCTATTTAAAAACGAAAACCAGATCTGAATGTGATAGAATTTCAATGGAAAGCTCGTTTCACCTATTTTTCAGCGATTTTAAAAAAGTGAAATAGCCTTGGATTCGGTTTCCCAATCTTCCAAAGAAATGCATCGAGAATATAATGGGTAAATTGAGGTAAAAAGAGCGCTGATGCCAAAAGAGCAGTCGCGAATTCAGGAAGTTCAACGGAATAAAAGCTCGTATTTCGAAAGATTTGAAAGTGATCTTTCCAAATAAAACTGTCCCAGGCCCATTCTTCCACGAAAGAGAATAAGAATAAAACTCCTAAAAAACAAAGTAAAACCTGTATCCAAGATTTCGATTTGAAAACTTCTCCCTTTATCTCATCTGAATTTTGGATTACATAGTAAAAAAGTAAGAAGATGTAAGGAATGCCGTGATTGACTACGTTTGTAATCGTAAATGAAAAATCGGAATTAAAATATACGATTCCAAAAAACCAAACAAACCAAGTATTGAGGACGAGAAGAATTTTTCCCAAAGGAAGGGAACGATATTTGAAAAAGT
This is a stretch of genomic DNA from Leptospira tipperaryensis. It encodes these proteins:
- a CDS encoding VOC family protein; this translates as MIIVEGIDYFLIPAENPETSAKFYSDIFDFESVDEKSGEYVVMGLDSINIKLQKISGFKNSLGESKIPVLSFVLDVDDFTEAIAELEENKISIVRGPETNSAGEFLHFLDPSGNVLEISYKD